GGACATCTTCCCGTACGTGAAGCGCGTCCAGGACGACGACCCgaagcgccgcctgctcaaCGAGTACCTCGCCGCAAAGAACAAGTAGAGTTACCACGTAGCTTGGACTTGCGTcggcgctccgccgcgccctCGCAGCCGCACTTtgagctcgtgcagctctTGCTCGAGACGTGCAAGCACGCGGTcgtactcgtcgtcggctACATCCAGGTCGTCGTCCACACGCTCCTCCTGCGCATCCAGCACATCCTCTTGCTCGGGGAGCAGCTTGCGCGGCAAATAGTACACATCAGACGTCCGCAATGTTCGCACGCCAAGCGGCACCGTCGTCTCGCGGCCCAACCGCGTCGcagccgcctcggcctccaGGGGCGGGGGGCGAGGGGGGTTCGGCTGGTCAATATGCGTCACCAGGAAGCTCGAGAGGCGCCGCTTGTGCGCACGCGAGGTGCGGTAGGCAGTTTCGTACGCAGCAATCTCTTCGGAAAGCGACTGCAGACGCTGCGTGTCGGAGCGGATCGCAgctcgctcggcatcgtgcgcggcacgctcggcggctagcgcctcggacgagggGGCGGGGCGCGACGTAGACGGCTCTGTGGGGGGTGGGGGGTCCCGCATGCGATTCGGAACGGATACGCTTGCGTGGCTCGCGCGACTGGGACAAGGTCGAATTCAAGAGGCCCAGCATACGTTTTCCTCGTTGGCggtcctcggcacgcgcacgcgacaAGAGGGGGGCGGGCGCGGGGGCGGAAGTGCTCGGAACGCTGGACGATGAACTATTCGACTCGGTCGTTTCACGAGCGGCTTGCTCGGTatgctcggcgtgcccgTCTTGCTTGGCGTGCTCgtcacgctcgacgcgcccgtcTTGCTCGGCGTGTTTGCCACGCTCATTGCCCTCGGTACGTGCCTCGAGAGGTGCACTgtcgtcggcacgcgcaccACTATCGtcaaggcgcgcctcgggcgcttCGGGCACCTCGTCGCTTCCTTTGGTCTGTTCATCTCGGCCCTCTTTCTCCTTGGTCTCGTCCGCGTGCTTGTCCGCATCCGACGCCTCTTTTTGTTCTTGGTCATGTTCGCTCATCTTTTTCGCTTCTTGGGCCCTGCCTTGCACCACCTCATCCTCCCGTCGCCTCTCTTCCCCCGATGCAGCGTccgcctgcggcgcttcGTCCTTGCTTCCCCGCACGGCCATCGTGTTCGCTTACGTAATCACACCTGCCGCTCGCAACGATGGACGACATCGAGTCGCTCTtctcgtcgcggccgtcggcgcgcgcaggctacggccgccccggcgcgcccgacgaTGAGGAGCCATCGCATGTACTGTTCGGGCAGGACGATATGGATttgctcggcgacgatgTGCCTGTGCAGCCGACGCGCACaacggcgtcgcgtggTTGGGACGACGACctgacgcgctcgtcgtcgcgcgcgggTCCCTCCAAGACCGAGAGCCTCTttggcgacgagcgcgccgaggcgtgggATGGCGGCTATGATGACGAGATCCGCCTGCGTCCGATGGGCTCGAGCAAGACgatcgaggccgacgacgagccggacGCGGAGTTTtacgcgccgagcacgagcgccccccgccggcggccggcacgcgccaaGCCGCCCCCGCCAGCGCCAAAAGGGCCGCCATCGATTGCGTCGATGCTGCTACAGGATGCACACTGGCAGATCAAGTCGTtgcggcagcgcatcgcgcgccagATCCTCGCGCTTCAAGGCAAGAATACCGCGCAGGCGAACCGCTCGATCGCGCTGAATGATCCGCCGGTGAATGCGGGCCACCTGCACTACAGCAGCAACCAGGTGATGACGAACAAGTACAATGTCGTCACGTTTCTCCCCCTCTTTCTGTTTGAGCAGTTTACCAAGTACGCCAACGTCTTTTTCCTGTTCATCGGATGCCTGCAGCAGATTCCCGGCGTGTCTCCGACGAACCGCTGGACGACGCttgtgccgctcgcgatCGTGCTGCTGGCCAGTGCGCTGAAAGAAGTGTCGGAAGACTGGCGGCGGTACAAGGCCGACGCGGAAATGAATGCGCGCCTTGTcccggtgctcgacgcaaAGAGCGAGACGTGGGTGCCCCGCGCATGGCGCGACGtgtgcgtcggcgacgtggtCCGTGTCAAGCGCGACGAGTTCTTCCCCGCGGACCTCGTTTTGCTCAGCTCGTCCGAGCCGGAAGGCCTTGCGTACGTCGAGACGGCGAATCTCGACGGCGAGACAAACCTCAAGGTgaagcaggcgctgccAGCGACGGCCAAGCTGCTTACCGCCGCAGCCGTGAGCCGTCTGCAAGGTACACTCGAGTGCGAGTCGCCGAACAACTCACTGTACACATTTGACGGCACGCTCAAGCTTGCGGGCCGCCCCCCGCTGCCGGTCGGCCCCGACCAGATGCTCCTGCGTGGCGCACAGCTGCGCAATGCGCCGTGGGCGTACGGCCTTGCGGTCTTTACCGGGCACGATACCAAGCTCTTGCAGaacgcgacgagcacgccgctgaAGCGCACCAAGGTCGAGAAGCAGGTCAACTCGTTGATTTTATCGCTTTTCGTCCTGCTTATTGCGCTCTCGATCTTTTGCTCGATCGGGGCGATGCTTGCAGAGCGCAACTCGGCCACCACGGCCATGTACCTGCGCCCCGACAtggacgagcgcggcggcgcacgcaagTTTGTCGAGTCGGTGATCACCTTTATTATTTTGTACAACAGTCTGATCCCGATTTCGCTGATTGTGTCGATGGACGTCGTCAAGTTCCAGCTCGCATCGCTGATCAACTCGGACCTGGATATGTACTACGAAAAGACGGATACGCCCGCGCTGTGCCGCCGCTCAAACCTGGTCGAGGACCTGGGGCAGGTGGACTACATCTTTAGCGACAAGACCGGCACGCTCACGCGCAACGAGATGGAGTTTAAGCAGGCCAGCATTGCCGGCGTCACGTTTGCCGACAGGCCCGCAGAAgtgcacgtcgacgacgagtacCAAGGGAGCCGCCTAGTCGCCGGGCAGCGCACCTGGTCGCAGCTCCCCTCGATCCTGAGCGACGACACGGACGGCCTGCGCGGTGCCTGCGACGAGTTCCTTACGATCCTCGCCGTGTGCCATACGGTGATCCCCGAGCGCCGGGGCGACAAGGTAGTCTTTCAAGCCTCGTCCCCGGACGAAGCCGCGCttgtcgccggcgccgaggccctgGGCTACCAGTTTGTCACGCGCAAGCCTCAGAGCGTGTATGTCGACGTGCATGGCACCACGCGCGAGTACGGCATCCTGCAAGTGTGCGAGTTTAACTCGACACGCAAGCGCATGTCGACCGTGGTGCGCCAGCCGAACGGGCGCATCACGCTCTTTTGCAAAGGCGCCGACACGGTGATCCTCCCGCGGCTCGCAGCCGGCCAGGCATACACCGATGCGAcgcttgcgcacctcgaggagTACGCGGCCGAGGGCCTGCGTACGCTATGCATTGCCAAgaaggagctgcgcgaggaggagtACAAGGCGTGGGCCAAGACCTACGaagaggccgcggcgcgtctcgacgggcgtgcggctgcgctcgacgaggcggctgcggcgaTCGAGACGGACCTGACACTCGTCGGTGCTACGGCGATCGAGGACAAGCTGCAAGAAGGCGTGCCCGAGACGATTGCCACGCTCCAGAGTGCTGGCATCAAGGTGTGGGTGCTTACCGGCGACCGCCAGGAAACGGCGATCAACATTGGCTACTCGTGCCGCCTGATTTCCGAGTCGATGAGCCTGCTGATTGTCAACgaggcgaccgccgcggaTACAGCGGCCGTCATtcggcagcagctcgacaccGTGCAAGGCCaggccggcgaggcggtgcaggaagagctggcgctcgtcgtcgaaGGGCGGAGCTTgcagcatgcgctgcatgcggaccttgcgccgctctttCTCGAGCTTGCGTCGTCGTGCAAGGCGGTGGTGTGCTGCCGTGTGTCGCCGCTGCAGAAAGCgctggtcgtcgagctggtcAAGGCGTACACGCCGTCGGTCCTGCTTGCGATCGGCGACGGTGCAAACGACGTGGGGATGatccaggcggcgcacattGGCGTCGGTATCTCGGGCCTCGAAGGTCTCCaagccgcgcgcagcgccgacgtgGCCATTGCGCAGTTCCGCTATCTGAAGAagctgctgctcgtgcacggCAACTGGAGCTATGCGCGCCTGAGCAAGATGGTCCTCTACTCGTTCTACAAGACCGTGACGCTGTACCTGACGCTCTTTTGGTTCTCGTTCTACAACCGCTTTTCCGGGCAGACGGCGTACGAGAGCTGGTCGCAGTCCTTTTACAATGTCGTGTTTACCGTCATGCCGACGCTCGTGCTGGGCATCTTTGACCAGTACGTGAGCGCCGTGATGCTGGAGCGGTATCCCCAGCTGTACCGCCAGGCGTTCTTTACCGGGCGCGACATTGGGGGGTGGATGGTGAATGCCGTGTACCACTCGATCACCAACTTTTTCTTTGTCACGTACGCCTTTTACGATACGACGAtggagcgcagcggcatGCCGGGCTACCAGTGGATCTGGGGCACGACGCTCTACTTTACCGTCCTGGTcacggtgctcggcaaggcggcGATCGTCTCAAATCTGTGGACGCGCTACACGCTGATGGCCATCCCGGGCTCGTTTGGCGTGACGCTCGTCTTTTTTGTGGTGTTTGCAACGGTCGCacccgcgctcggcgtctcGCTCGAGTACTACCAGATCGTGCCGCGCCTGTTGGGTCTCCCGCTGTTCTGGGTCCTGCTGGTGTTTGTGCCGATATTttcgctgctgcgcgacatgcTCTGGCGGTTCTGGCAGCGGACGTACATGCCGCGGTCGTACCACATTGTGCAAGAGATGCAAAAGTACAACCTGCAAGATATCTACccccgcgccgacgagttCCAGAAGAACATTCGCAAGGTGCGggccgtgcagcgtgtgcgccgctcgcgtggCTATGCCTTTTCACAGACCGAGGGCGACCAAGCGCATCTCATCCGGCAGTATGACacgacgcaggcgcgtccCGAGGGTCTGTAGGTGCTAGAGGAAACGGACAGATGAGCATAGGGATGTGCAAGGTAAACCGAGTGGGCTTATGATGGCGTCGAGGCAGACCGGGCGAGCGTATGAGAAGACGTCGAGATAAACCAGACATGGAAAGGCGGCCGTGCATTCGAGCATCCTACGACAACAGCATAGCCCTACACCCCACTATCCACGCTACTTTTTCTTGtaccgcgtcgcgtccaGAGGAAAGAGCTGGTCAAAGTTGGCACGGTCCAAAAACCACGGCTCCGTGTCCACGCCgttcgccgcgcgctgcgtctgaGCGGCCTTTTCGGCGGCACCCGCCTCGTATcccggcgcctgctcccAGTCTGTCGCGCCACGGAGCAGCAGGTGGAAAAAGCGGCGGATCCCCCCCGGCGGCTTCTCGCCCAGGAacgacgcgcgctgcggctgTGCCGACAGCTGGAACGCcagacgcgcgtcgccgacacGCAGCATGAGCGTGTCCTGCTGGTCGACCTTGGGaatgctcggcgccgtctTTTGCAGCCACGTCGCAATGTGCGGCGGGAGCGTCACGCGTTCcttgacgagctgcgtgccgagcgcgacctcgctgccgaccgCAGAGCCCTGCAGGCGGtacagctcggcgagcggcacgaggcgctcgcgcggaTCATCCGGCGAGAGcgtgcctgcgcggcggaagaatgggcgcgcacgcagcgacgccgGAAGGTAGCGGGTCGGTGCCGcggtcgcggtgcgcagg
This region of Malassezia japonica chromosome 8, complete sequence genomic DNA includes:
- a CDS encoding uncharacterized protein (EggNog:ENOG503PJTF; TransMembrane:2 (i47-66o88-109i)), giving the protein MVRALWIASVGLGRGARLGGVRMYASAREAPSARVVYRGGPYMRRPWFFFASGCFVLAGVNFGWFIRDYLTWPLIPEEGQESELVHPALRYTAAGGTVLLSLLCGWYFFYAPSRMVTRVTIYPRTQMVGLRTATAAPTRYLPASLRARPFFRRAGTLSPDDPRERLVPLAELYRLQGSAVGSEVALGTQLVKERVTLPPHIATWLQKTAPSIPKVDQQDTLMLRVGDARLAFQLSAQPQRASFLGEKPPGGIRRFFHLLLRGATDWEQAPGYEAGAAEKAAQTQRAANGVDTEPWFLDRANFDQLFPLDATRYKKK
- a CDS encoding uncharacterized protein (EggNog:ENOG503P7W9; COG:S) gives rise to the protein MAVRGSKDEAPQADAASGEERRREDEVVQGRAQEAKKMSEHDQEQKEASDADKHADETKEKEGRDEQTKGSDEVPEAPEARLDDSGARADDSAPLEARTEGNERGKHAEQDGRVERDEHAKQDGHAEHTEQAARETTESNSSSSSVPSTSAPAPAPLLSRARAEDRQRGKRMLGLLNSTLSQSREPRKQPSTSRPAPSSEALAAERAAHDAERAAIRSDTQRLQSLSEEIAAYETAYRTSRAHKRRLSSFLVTHIDQPNPPRPPPLEAEAAATRLGRETTVPLGVRTLRTSDVYYLPRKLLPEQEDVLDAQEERVDDDLDVADDEYDRVLARLEQELHELKVRLRGRGGAPTQVQATW
- the DRS2 gene encoding P-type phospholipid transporter (EggNog:ENOG503NX4W; COG:P; TransMembrane:9 (o243-261i445-468o496-518i1009-1029o1049-1071i1091-1111o1131-1150i1162-1186o1192-1211i)), whose translation is MDDIESLFSSRPSARAGYGRPGAPDDEEPSHVLFGQDDMDLLGDDVPVQPTRTTASRGWDDDLTRSSSRAGPSKTESLFGDERAEAWDGGYDDEIRLRPMGSSKTIEADDEPDAEFYAPSTSAPRRRPARAKPPPPAPKGPPSIASMLLQDAHWQIKSLRQRIARQILALQGKNTAQANRSIALNDPPVNAGHLHYSSNQVMTNKYNVVTFLPLFLFEQFTKYANVFFLFIGCLQQIPGVSPTNRWTTLVPLAIVLLASALKEVSEDWRRYKADAEMNARLVPVLDAKSETWVPRAWRDVCVGDVVRVKRDEFFPADLVLLSSSEPEGLAYVETANLDGETNLKVKQALPATAKLLTAAAVSRLQGTLECESPNNSLYTFDGTLKLAGRPPLPVGPDQMLLRGAQLRNAPWAYGLAVFTGHDTKLLQNATSTPLKRTKVEKQVNSLILSLFVLLIALSIFCSIGAMLAERNSATTAMYLRPDMDERGGARKFVESVITFIILYNSLIPISLIVSMDVVKFQLASLINSDLDMYYEKTDTPALCRRSNLVEDLGQVDYIFSDKTGTLTRNEMEFKQASIAGVTFADRPAEVHVDDEYQGSRLVAGQRTWSQLPSILSDDTDGLRGACDEFLTILAVCHTVIPERRGDKVVFQASSPDEAALVAGAEALGYQFVTRKPQSVYVDVHGTTREYGILQVCEFNSTRKRMSTVVRQPNGRITLFCKGADTVILPRLAAGQAYTDATLAHLEEYAAEGLRTLCIAKKELREEEYKAWAKTYEEAAARLDGRAAALDEAAAAIETDLTLVGATAIEDKLQEGVPETIATLQSAGIKVWVLTGDRQETAINIGYSCRLISESMSLLIVNEATAADTAAVIRQQLDTVQGQAGEAVQEELALVVEGRSLQHALHADLAPLFLELASSCKAVVCCRVSPLQKALVVELVKAYTPSVLLAIGDGANDVGMIQAAHIGVGISGLEGLQAARSADVAIAQFRYLKKLLLVHGNWSYARLSKMVLYSFYKTVTLYLTLFWFSFYNRFSGQTAYESWSQSFYNVVFTVMPTLVLGIFDQYVSAVMLERYPQLYRQAFFTGRDIGGWMVNAVYHSITNFFFVTYAFYDTTMERSGMPGYQWIWGTTLYFTVLVTVLGKAAIVSNLWTRYTLMAIPGSFGVTLVFFVVFATVAPALGVSLEYYQIVPRLLGLPLFWVLLVFVPIFSLLRDMLWRFWQRTYMPRSYHIVQEMQKYNLQDIYPRADEFQKNIRKVRAVQRVRRSRGYAFSQTEGDQAHLIRQYDTTQARPEGL